From a region of the Streptomyces venezuelae genome:
- a CDS encoding diaminopimelate decarboxylase, with protein sequence MADMGTEGAAARRDLAVRAAVEQGIVGGADPAPPLVCLLDVAGIRASAAALTGAFAAALAPGTPVLHAFAVKAAPLVPVLRLLADSGLGCEAASPGELALARAAGVPAGLTVLDSPAKTEAELREALALGVAVNADNRQELERLDALVAGTPTASPIGVRINPQSGAGAIDALSTATSTSKFGVALRDPGAREWLVRAYLDRPWLTRLHIHSGSQGVPLALIAAGVRDLHALAEEINTAAGRRQVDTLDIGGGLPVNFASDEETPTHAQYVAALRGAVPALFDGSYGLVTEFGRSLLAKHGLVLARVEYTKTSGSRPIALTHAGVQVATRTAYAPAAWPVRILPYDAKGAPKTGDPVAQDVAGPACFAGDLLATARELPPLAPGDLIGVPDTGAYFFTAHYGYNSLPRPAVHGFTLTASGGVRFSLARPAQHVPAIVAEAGGALRDALLDP encoded by the coding sequence ATGGCCGACATGGGCACCGAGGGCGCCGCCGCGCGCCGCGATCTGGCCGTACGAGCCGCCGTCGAGCAGGGAATCGTCGGCGGGGCCGACCCCGCGCCACCCCTGGTCTGCCTGCTGGACGTCGCCGGGATCCGGGCCTCCGCCGCCGCCCTGACCGGCGCCTTCGCGGCCGCCCTCGCACCCGGCACCCCCGTCCTGCACGCCTTCGCCGTCAAGGCGGCCCCGCTCGTCCCGGTCCTGCGGCTGCTCGCGGACTCCGGGCTCGGCTGCGAGGCGGCGAGCCCCGGGGAGCTGGCGCTGGCCCGGGCGGCCGGGGTCCCCGCCGGCCTGACCGTCCTCGACTCCCCCGCCAAGACCGAGGCCGAGCTGCGCGAGGCCCTGGCCCTGGGCGTCGCCGTCAACGCCGACAACCGGCAGGAACTCGAACGCCTGGACGCGCTCGTCGCCGGGACGCCGACCGCGTCCCCGATCGGCGTCCGGATCAATCCGCAGAGCGGCGCGGGCGCCATCGACGCGCTGTCCACGGCGACGTCCACCTCGAAGTTCGGCGTCGCCCTGCGCGACCCCGGCGCGCGCGAATGGCTCGTACGGGCCTACCTGGACCGGCCCTGGCTCACCCGCCTGCACATCCACTCGGGCTCCCAGGGCGTTCCGCTGGCCCTGATCGCGGCAGGCGTACGGGACCTGCACGCGCTCGCCGAGGAGATCAACACGGCGGCCGGGCGGCGCCAGGTCGACACCCTCGACATCGGCGGCGGCCTGCCGGTGAACTTCGCCTCGGACGAGGAGACCCCCACCCACGCGCAGTACGTGGCCGCCCTGCGCGGGGCGGTCCCCGCCCTCTTCGACGGCTCGTACGGCCTCGTCACGGAGTTCGGCCGGTCCCTGCTGGCCAAGCACGGCCTGGTACTGGCCCGCGTCGAGTACACCAAGACGAGCGGATCCCGGCCGATCGCACTCACCCACGCCGGGGTCCAGGTGGCGACCCGCACCGCGTACGCCCCGGCGGCCTGGCCGGTGCGGATCCTGCCCTACGACGCGAAGGGCGCCCCGAAGACCGGCGACCCGGTGGCCCAGGACGTCGCGGGCCCGGCCTGCTTCGCGGGGGACCTGCTCGCCACCGCCCGCGAGCTGCCGCCGCTCGCCCCCGGCGACCTGATCGGCGTCCCGGACACCGGCGCGTACTTCTTCACGGCCCACTACGGCTACAACAGCCTGCCCCGCCCGGCGGTCCACGGGTTCACCCTCACGGCGTCGGGCGGGGTCCGCTTCAGCCTCGCCAGGCCTGCGCAGCACGTCCCGGCCATCGTCGCGGAGGCGGGGGGCGCCCTGCG